Within Methyloversatilis discipulorum, the genomic segment CGTCGTCGGCCGCCGATGCCGGTGGCCGCAGTTCCGGCGGCAAGATCGAGGCGCGGGTCGAAGACAAGGCACCGGCCGCCGCTGCCGCCTCCGATCAGGTGCGAGTGTCGAAGTCCGCTGCCGACACCGGCAAGATCAGTGCTCTCGAAGAGGAAGTGATCGCCAAGGATCGTGCGCTGAAGGACGCCAACAGCCGTCTGGCCGACCTCGAGCGCAACGTTCGTGAATTGCAGAAGATGGTGGAGCTGAAGAGCACGCCGATGGCCGAAGCGCAGCAGAAGGCGGCGACGCCGCCTGCAGCAGTGCCTGCGCCTGCGCCGGCACCCGCTCCTGCGCCGGCACCCAAGGCCGAAGAGAAGCCGGTGCCCGACCTGATTGCCGGCGCCGACAGCAAGAAGCCGGAAGCGCCCGCTGAGAAGGCGGGGGACAAGCCGGTTCCCGACCTGATCGCGCTGGCGGACGAGAAGCCCGCTGCCGAGGCGCCGAAGGCCGAGCCTGCTCCGACCCCGGCCCCCGCTGCCGAGGCGCCGAAGGAAGCGCCGGCCGCACCGCCGGCGGCGACCGACGAAGAACCGGAAGCGGCGATCGAGGAACCGGGCTTGCTGTCCGATCCGGGTACGCTCGCCGGCCTCGCTGGCATCCTCGTGCTGCTGCTCGGCTATCTCGGCTACCGCAAGTACAAGGCCAAGGCGCCCGCGCCCGATGTGGCGCCGCCGTCGACCACGGCCGGCATGGAAGCGGTGCCGGTGTCGACCTCCATCATCGGTGCAACCGGTGGTGGCCAGAGCGTCGATACCAGTGCCAGTTCGATCCAGACCGATTTCAGCCAGTCCTCGCTGTCGTCGATCGACGCCGACGAGGGTGTTGATCCGGTGGCAGAGGCGGACGTGTACATGGCTTATGGCCGCGACGCCCAGGCCGAGGAAATCCTGCTCGAAGCATTGAAGAGCGAGCCAAGCCGGCACGCCATTCATCTGAAGCTGCTCGAGATCTACGCGCAGCGCAAGTCGGTTAAGCAGTTCGAAACGCTGGCGACCGAGCTGTACGCGCAGACCGGCGGCAAGGGCGCCGACTGGGAAAAAGCCGCGCAGATGGGTCGTGCGGTCGATCCGACGAATCCGCTGTATGGCGGTTCACCGGAAGCCGCGCCGGACAGCGACGCACAGGCGGCCATGGCCGCCACGGTGGTCGTCGCCGGTGCCGACAAGATGCGCGACACCTGGACGCTGCCGGGCGACATCGGCCAGCTGGTTTCCGGCGATGCCCCGGACGAAAATCTGGCAACCGTGGCGCTGGATGCGCCGCCGGTGCTCACCGATCTCGATGTCGATGTGCCGGCTTCGCCGGCCGATGCCGGTCTCGACTTCGATCTCGACGTGCCGCCAGCGGAGGCTGCACCGCAGCTGCCGACCGTCGGCGTGGCGACCACGCTGACCAAGCCGGGCGAGGAATCCGAAGGCGAATCGTCGCTGGACT encodes:
- a CDS encoding FimV/HubP family polar landmark protein; translated protein: MRHSDKKHSIRLLTALLSALPLSVGAAGLGKLTVQSAIGQPLRAEVELAANADELSSMSAKLASPSAFKQAGVEFASSLAGVRIAVDKRGGRPVLVVTSDRVVNEPYLDMLIELNWASGRLVREYTFLLDPADMPRPAPVEPVAVPGSSASRTVAAAPAVAPTRAQAADGTYEVRRGDTLRRIATENAPSGVSLDQMLVALVRANPDAFDGGNMNRLRAGRILSIPDQSAAEAVSPQEARSIVAAQTADFAAYRARLAGSVATPSSAADAGGRSSGGKIEARVEDKAPAAAAASDQVRVSKSAADTGKISALEEEVIAKDRALKDANSRLADLERNVRELQKMVELKSTPMAEAQQKAATPPAAVPAPAPAPAPAPAPKAEEKPVPDLIAGADSKKPEAPAEKAGDKPVPDLIALADEKPAAEAPKAEPAPTPAPAAEAPKEAPAAPPAATDEEPEAAIEEPGLLSDPGTLAGLAGILVLLLGYLGYRKYKAKAPAPDVAPPSTTAGMEAVPVSTSIIGATGGGQSVDTSASSIQTDFSQSSLSSIDADEGVDPVAEADVYMAYGRDAQAEEILLEALKSEPSRHAIHLKLLEIYAQRKSVKQFETLATELYAQTGGKGADWEKAAQMGRAVDPTNPLYGGSPEAAPDSDAQAAMAATVVVAGADKMRDTWTLPGDIGQLVSGDAPDENLATVALDAPPVLTDLDVDVPASPADAGLDFDLDVPPAEAAPQLPTVGVATTLTKPGEESEGESSLDFDLGLDFTADKPEGEDVSTLVLEKNVAETAETLAQQDAPAFDLDLSLPSEPAAEGGEDAAAVVDLERTDIGNLIDFNFDAADAPVPAQAAEPVIDLSDINLDLGADPSTLATDVVGDVGKALAEAAPPADELPPSAVSTVINPEDMLGGEEPPQTAAEEAETKLELARAYEEMGDKEGARELLQEVVREGTAEQQAQANDMLGRLA